A single region of the Lotus japonicus ecotype B-129 chromosome 4, LjGifu_v1.2 genome encodes:
- the LOC130712559 gene encoding uncharacterized protein LOC130712559, protein MEHLRYFNTKMVIGGATNAVKCRLLPSTFKGMAMQWFIKQPPFSIDNFLSTKFLTQFSANNTTKATIFDVININQQPGEKLKTYMARFNKMVVQPEEDSPDVCVASFKNGLRAGPLNRDLTRRPARDMMDLRARVQEFILIEQDDQNKKEREDWRKGAHPGTVPPEKPKAGKDARPAFTPCQPRPGPYQDSKPGFQSNTWHRNSQGASPTPATQPAASPNAAPLTKLNAPLSTILRAVGQTNVVQYPPPPRRPPSNVDTNRWCEFHKALGHTTDNGWTLRREIDRLIKARHLANFVKDASTQELAKATRGEKGKGKEVVEELGGPVGECSSIAGEFGGGEISSKARKRYVAAVHSVHEAYEGACWLNHSPITFSPQDFAHVIPHDNDLIVVTIRVNNYKTKKVFLDQGSSADIIYGDAFDRMGLKESDLKPYLGTLVGFTGDRVNVRGYVEIPTAFGERELVKKIQVKYLVLACRANYNALIGRDTLNKLCAVI, encoded by the coding sequence ATGGAGCATTTGAGGTACTTCAACACCAAAATGGTCATTGGCGGGGCGACAAATGCGGTGAAATGTAGATTGTTGCCATCAACATTTAAGGGCATGGCAATGCAATGGTTTATTAAGCAGCCACCTTTCTCAATTGACAATTTTTTATCTACTaaattcttaactcaattctcagCCAACAATACCACAAAAGCAACTATTTTTGACGTAATCAATATAAATCAACAACCGGGTGAGAAACTTAAAACATACATGGCGAGATTCAACAAGATGGTTGTTCAGCCGGAGGAGGATAGCCCCGATGTGTGTGTGGCATCCTTCAAAAACGGACTTCGTGCAGGACCTTTGAATCGCGATTTGACAAGGCGCCCGGCGCGCGATATGATGGACTTACGAGCCAGAGTTCAAGAATTTATCTTGATAGAGCAAGATGATCAAAACAAGAAGGAAAGGGAAGATTGGAGAAAAGGTGCCCATCCAGGCACTGTTCCACCAGAAAAGCCCAAGGCGGGAAAAGACGCAAGGCCAGCATTCACTCCATGCCAGCCAAGACCTGGCCCATATCAGGATTCCAAACCGGGCTTCCAAAGCAACACTTGGCACAGGAATTCCCAAGGAGCCTCCCCCACTCCGGCGACTCAGCCAGCTGCCTCACCAAATGCAGCCCCACTGACCAAACTAAATGCGCCTTTGAGCACAATATTGAGGGCTGTGGGTCAGACGAATGTTGTGCAATACCCACCACCGCCAAGGCGACCCCCATCTAATGTCGATACTAACAGGTGGTGTGAATTCCACAAAGCTTTAGGGCACACCACTGACAACGGTTGGACCTTGCGACGGGAGATCGATCGATTGATTAAGGCAAGACATTTGGCAAATTTTGTTAAGGATGCGTCAACACAAGAGCTCGCCAAGGCGACTCGGGGTGAGAAAGGAAAAGGCAAGGAAGTGGTGGAAGAATTAGGCGGTCCTGTGGGTGAATGCTCATCTATAGCAGGCGAATTTGGTGGCGGTGAGATCTCCAGTAAAGCCAGAAAAAGATATGTAGCTGCGGTGCACTCGGTGCACGAGGCATATGAAGGAGCATGTTGGTTGAATCACTCACCGATCACATTCTCCCCTCAAGATTTTGCTCATGTAATCCCACATGACAATGATCTGATAGTGGTAACAATCAGAGTTAACAATTACAAAACAAAGAAAGTATTTTTGGACCAGGGATCCTCGGCTGACATTATTTATGGTGACGCATTCGATCGCATGGGTCTAAAAGAATCAGATCTCAAACCATATTTAGGAACTCTGGTTGGATTCACTGGTGATCGTGTCAATGTGCGAGGCTATGTGGAAATCCCAACTGCTTTTGGAGAAAGGGAATTAGTCAAAAAAATTCAAGTCAAGTATTTGGTATTAGCATGTCGTGCAAATTATAACGCCCTCATAGGGCGAGACACTCTCAACAAGTTATGTGCTGTAATATGA